GGGGTAAACAATGTTTTTTATAAACCAATTTATTTATATAATGATGCCGATGAAACACACCTGTATTATCTTATGCTTGTAAGACCCTTAAACTGTGTTGTATGGGAAAAAAGCAAACATACGGTATCGGAATTTTCCGGACTTAAGAAGATTGTAGGAAGCTTTGTAATAAACGACAGAGAGGTGGGCAATTATAAAATATTTAAAATAAAAGACATATTAAACAGGTTTTGGGTTGTTAGTGAAGAAATTAAAGAAAAGATAGAAAGAGCCGGTTTGGTGGGAATAAAACTGTTAGGATTGCCGGAGTATTATGGTTTATAGGGTTTACAGGAGGCAGTTTATATGAAGGACTATTATATTTTAAAAAGTGACAAAAGAATATCCGATGCCATACAAATTAAAGGCACAAATAAAGTTATAAATATTGATTATGTGAAAACAAATCGTTTACAGTTTATTGATCCAGATCCTGTAGTGTTTTATATCGAAGATAAGGGAATATACCCTGATTTTATT
The genomic region above belongs to Acetivibrio saccincola and contains:
- a CDS encoding imm11 family protein translates to MKKYYTIESNAWDRNSEIRLGPVPTAIDKRAYLFDEWQYINDQEEFIYFEKLGKEMPDIYTYNLPLVSARLKDILDDAGVNNVFYKPIYLYNDADETHLYYLMLVRPLNCVVWEKSKHTVSEFSGLKKIVGSFVINDREVGNYKIFKIKDILNRFWVVSEEIKEKIERAGLVGIKLLGLPEYYGL